Proteins from one Aquila chrysaetos chrysaetos chromosome 5, bAquChr1.4, whole genome shotgun sequence genomic window:
- the ATP23 gene encoding mitochondrial inner membrane protease ATP23 homolog isoform X2: MERGGEAAAAEGKAAEGKAAEGTEEDDFGYRLFPDRNKKPQSFLVRSLFTFHNRCQLMLRMTLDTNPYAQLLLEAMKQSGCTVFNDRHFSCENCDGCVSGGFDSATSQIVLCQNNIRHQSHMNRVVTHELIHAFDHCRAHVDWFNNVKHLACSEACVRDRAIRSILAVRKVSKEMAEKAVDEVFDACFNDLEPFGRIPHSKTDAKRAYRDFQNRDRYNANL; encoded by the exons ATGGAGCGAggaggggaggcggcggcggccgagggGAAGGCGGCCGAGGGGAAGGCGGCCGAGGGCACAGAGGAGGACGACTTCGGCTACCGGCTCTTCCCGGACCGCAACAAGAAGCCGCAGAGCTTCCTGGTCCGCAGCCTCTTCACCTTCCACAACAGGTGCCAGCTGATGCTGAGGATGACCCTGGACACGA ATCCATACGCTCAACTTCTTCTTGAGGCTATGAAGCAATCTGGTTG CACTGTCTTCAATGACCGGCACTTTTCCTGCGAAAACTGTGATGGTTGTGTCAGTGGAGGTTTTGATTCTGCCACATCTCAG attGTTCTGTGTCAGAACAACATTCGCCACCAATCCCATATGAACCGGGTGGTCACGCATGAATTGATTCATGCTTTTGATCACTGCCGTGCACATGTTGACTGGTTTAATAATGTCAAACACTTAGCATGTTCAGAG GCTTGTGTACGAGACAGAGCAATTCGTTCCATTCTGGCTGTTAGAAAAGTTAgcaaagaaatggcagaaaaagcTGTGGATGAAGTTTTTGATGCCTGCTTCAATGATCTGGAACCTTTTGGAAGAATCCCGCACAGTAAAACAGATGCAAAACGTGCTTATAGAGACTTTCAGAACAGAGATCGCTATAATGCTAActtgtaa
- the ATP23 gene encoding mitochondrial inner membrane protease ATP23 homolog isoform X1: MERGGEAAAAEGKAAEGKAAEGTEEDDFGYRLFPDRNKKPQSFLVRSLFTFHNRCQLMLRMTLDTNPYAQLLLEAMKQSGCTVFNDRHFSCENCDGCVSGGFDSATSQIVLCQNNIRHQSHMNRVVTHELIHAFDHCRAHVDWFNNVKHLACSEIRAANLSGDCTLMNEIARFKFGLKGHHQACVRDRAIRSILAVRKVSKEMAEKAVDEVFDACFNDLEPFGRIPHSKTDAKRAYRDFQNRDRYNANL; this comes from the exons ATGGAGCGAggaggggaggcggcggcggccgagggGAAGGCGGCCGAGGGGAAGGCGGCCGAGGGCACAGAGGAGGACGACTTCGGCTACCGGCTCTTCCCGGACCGCAACAAGAAGCCGCAGAGCTTCCTGGTCCGCAGCCTCTTCACCTTCCACAACAGGTGCCAGCTGATGCTGAGGATGACCCTGGACACGA ATCCATACGCTCAACTTCTTCTTGAGGCTATGAAGCAATCTGGTTG CACTGTCTTCAATGACCGGCACTTTTCCTGCGAAAACTGTGATGGTTGTGTCAGTGGAGGTTTTGATTCTGCCACATCTCAG attGTTCTGTGTCAGAACAACATTCGCCACCAATCCCATATGAACCGGGTGGTCACGCATGAATTGATTCATGCTTTTGATCACTGCCGTGCACATGTTGACTGGTTTAATAATGTCAAACACTTAGCATGTTCAGAG ATTCGAGCTGCTAATCTCAGTGGAGACTGTACACTGATGAATGAAATAGCCAGGTTTAAATTTGGGTTAAAAGGACACCATCAG GCTTGTGTACGAGACAGAGCAATTCGTTCCATTCTGGCTGTTAGAAAAGTTAgcaaagaaatggcagaaaaagcTGTGGATGAAGTTTTTGATGCCTGCTTCAATGATCTGGAACCTTTTGGAAGAATCCCGCACAGTAAAACAGATGCAAAACGTGCTTATAGAGACTTTCAGAACAGAGATCGCTATAATGCTAActtgtaa
- the ATP23 gene encoding mitochondrial inner membrane protease ATP23 homolog isoform X3, with product MKQSGCTVFNDRHFSCENCDGCVSGGFDSATSQIVLCQNNIRHQSHMNRVVTHELIHAFDHCRAHVDWFNNVKHLACSEIRAANLSGDCTLMNEIARFKFGLKGHHQACVRDRAIRSILAVRKVSKEMAEKAVDEVFDACFNDLEPFGRIPHSKTDAKRAYRDFQNRDRYNANL from the exons ATGAAGCAATCTGGTTG CACTGTCTTCAATGACCGGCACTTTTCCTGCGAAAACTGTGATGGTTGTGTCAGTGGAGGTTTTGATTCTGCCACATCTCAG attGTTCTGTGTCAGAACAACATTCGCCACCAATCCCATATGAACCGGGTGGTCACGCATGAATTGATTCATGCTTTTGATCACTGCCGTGCACATGTTGACTGGTTTAATAATGTCAAACACTTAGCATGTTCAGAG ATTCGAGCTGCTAATCTCAGTGGAGACTGTACACTGATGAATGAAATAGCCAGGTTTAAATTTGGGTTAAAAGGACACCATCAG GCTTGTGTACGAGACAGAGCAATTCGTTCCATTCTGGCTGTTAGAAAAGTTAgcaaagaaatggcagaaaaagcTGTGGATGAAGTTTTTGATGCCTGCTTCAATGATCTGGAACCTTTTGGAAGAATCCCGCACAGTAAAACAGATGCAAAACGTGCTTATAGAGACTTTCAGAACAGAGATCGCTATAATGCTAActtgtaa